DNA from Helicoverpa zea isolate HzStark_Cry1AcR chromosome 5, ilHelZeax1.1, whole genome shotgun sequence:
AACCATACCTAGCTAAACTATGATGTCTTCAATAATACACATCACGAAATATTACGAAACACATCAAGATTTGGTCAATGTATACTAAAATATTACGATACTGCATACACTAGTCACGAGTGCaaagataaaacaaacatttatatttaaatagatagacTTAGGTAACACTCAAAGCTTACCAAAGTATATTGAATACGAggccaattaaaattaataatgattAGGCCTTGAAGTATTTCATATTAATAAACTAGAACATATTTACAAATTCATCAAACAATAATCACTGGTAATGGTTACGCCATCACTGAAAAATGTCTAAACCTACTTAAACACCATCTAAGAAAAACCATGATAGTTGCGTCTAATTCCCTGTTAGCAACAttgttataataacaaaatggaTATAAAAGAGAAATATACTATGATTAAAGTGCTGACGTTCACAGCACAGTGTGCGTAAATGTACACATACATTTCAATGCCGGAAGTTAGCAGACTTCGATTGACTCACCGTTGTGACGATATTACGGTCGATGTTGTAAAGATATTACGGCAGCCTGAACATGAATGGCGGTGTCATTATGAGAACACAGAGTCTTctgtatgtaataaataattcccCAGATTACTTATTATTGTTGTGGTACCTTATACACTCCACATATCTGTATAAAAGGAGCGCATTTAATGAAAAGATGAAACTATTTTTCTATATTcccttatattatattatacagcGATAAATTCCGCTGATAATCCCAAAAATTATAAGCACATATCATAATTTCTCTTTGACATTGCAATATAGGAAGACTAGAAACTTTTTACACAACATATGTTTTAGTACTCAATCAAGTTCTATAAAGAGTCTTAATGGAAAATTAAGTGAGAATTGTAAAGGAATTCAGTTGACTCGTTTAATTGGCTTGATGTATTTCGGCGCCGTCGCCGTTAGTGGTCATTGTGGCGACGGGGACCAGGCTGGCGGTGCACGGCCAAGTGTAGATCGACTGCAAGGGCACATGGAGCAGCTCCACTAAGTTTCTGTAGTGAGgctctgaaataaaatattctaattggcaAAACTGTTGTTCTGAAAGCATCAATACTAGCTGCCATAAATATCAATAAACCTTACGTTTACGTAATATGGCACTTACCATTCTCAGGATTAATATATCCCCTACGTATCAAGAAGTCTAGGAGCACTGGAGCACTAGTTGTCTTAAACTCAGGCGTGAGAGCTCGCTGAACGCACTCTTCAGCAGTCAACAATTCAAAGTTCTCAACTTCTCCATCAGCATTCTGAGGCATGAAGTCAAGAGGCAACTCCAAATCGTATACATACTCTGTGTTAGGAAATAGGCCTCTTTCGCTTTCGAAGTAGAAACTGAaaacaaaatgcaataaaaaaatacagtttaagtataacataaaataaatactgaaaagaGCCGATTACAGCTATCATACTATGTGTACTgttctaattaaataattcaaattaagTAAATGTTCAAATGAAATAATACGTTATTGTACCTGACACAGCCAGCTGGAACCAACTTTTTAACTAGTTCTCCCTCAACGGAGGCTTCTTCAGCAGCCTCCTTTATTGTGGTCTCCAGAATACCATAGCCAACAGCCAGGCCACCACTTACAAAGCAATCCCACTTGCCTAAAAAAATTGATACAAAATATATGACAGTTTAGAAATTATCACTCCTACCTATAGCAACTgtcaaaaatatctaatttgataaaattaattatgatacACTTTGGGCAGTAACCTTAAACTAGGCCACTATCTTTATATTACGGCATCAGTTAGGCCAACTGTTCAAAGCTGGAACCTAAAGCAAACAACTAATTTTCTGGAGGGCTGGAAGGCTTGAACAAAGGATATTAAGATAGCCAAATTTAAGCACGATAATCCTGCAAATGTCATCACATGTTAGATGGATTACAACAGCTCAAAATAACTGCTTACCAGGCCAGGTCTGTTTGGTGAAACTTCTCTGCTGTAGCCAGATGCAAAGGCCTTTCGTTGGGTGGTTCACATAGCCAGTTACACTGACTCCATAGTTCCTGATACCAAAGAGGCACATAGCACTCCTATCCATCTCCAGCAGACTCTCTGGGTAAAATGGTGTAGTGACCCCAAAACACTGTAATGCatgttattcattttcattcatgAATTAACTGTTTCATCAGCTTGATGAAACCCTTTGAAGAATCCCCATAAAAAACCTGGATGCTACCTATTTCCATATCAAAGTACATCTTTGTCAGTtaagatattttatataataaaagtattatttacaaaaccaCCTCACTTCCACATTTATATTATGGCTAAGGATTATTAAACATATACACATCTAAACAATCAAGGGTTCGTATAGTTCAATAAGAAATCTCTCAAAACACTATAATAATCCACATAGATACAATAACAACAGGCAGGTAATGATGTCATTTTCATTTATGTCTGAAATAACAATTTGGTAATAAATGAGGCGGAATAAGGAAACTTCAATGTTATTTGTGATAATGATAACATAATTGAATTAGTCAATTTTGGTTGTTAGTTgcatcaatttttattttttgtctttagcacatttaataataatgatatattAGCTCAGGCAC
Protein-coding regions in this window:
- the LOC124630522 gene encoding uncharacterized protein YJR142W, which translates into the protein MEPVWDSNMKNMYSSAQNNISDLLKLAKKFNCFYLSGLHQGVCKPFIVAGYQVGLIRPDVMKYLIRFPEVFRITGKYVELNPAFRDYKERTTKVADVLQNLRKENEICALKGWRDECFGVTTPFYPESLLEMDRSAMCLFGIRNYGVSVTGYVNHPTKGLCIWLQQRSFTKQTWPGKWDCFVSGGLAVGYGILETTIKEAAEEASVEGELVKKLVPAGCVSFYFESERGLFPNTEYVYDLELPLDFMPQNADGEVENFELLTAEECVQRALTPEFKTTSAPVLLDFLIRRGYINPENEPHYRNLVELLHVPLQSIYTWPCTASLVPVATMTTNGDGAEIHQAN